The Lepeophtheirus salmonis chromosome 1, UVic_Lsal_1.4, whole genome shotgun sequence genome has a segment encoding these proteins:
- the LOC121131884 gene encoding uncharacterized protein: MALWCLKRLIVPLILFEMNLKVFKTKFPFETKYMKRTMKHYHRIPSLLLLVVICVHDLRATCSSVNKSVGSVENIDVGTGRVLFPWYFPWLPQFRGIDLGERFNSIRAPEDTGYFMTRDTIAFFITNIGWMILHALLWRGKVTRSSELGFPFNIVALIFGSPSNEGKNPDDRLFLQSSVEELDGNALINFFLNPMAATRNLYLSGGFSFFALVLWLLPTFLWTGTPLPTNSDKKRESRFINIVKHVRSGSNAVGIYNRLMCPQCILVVMAINSVAVRYIFGFMCFH, translated from the exons ATGGCCCTTTGGTGCTTGAAAAGATTAATAGTCCCTCTTATACTATTTGAAATGAATCTCAAAGTATTCAAAACCAAATTTCCATTTGAAACTAAATACATGAAAAG AACCATGAAGCACTATCATCGTATCCCGTCCTTACTTCTTCTTGTAGTTATTTGTGTTCATGACTTAAGAGCCACGTGCTCCTCAGTGAACAAGTCAGTAGGATCCGTTGAGAACATAGATGTAGGAACAGGAAGAGTCTTATTCCCTTGGTATTTTCCATGGCTTCCTCAATTCCGAGGAATTGACTTAGGTGAAAGATTTAACTCAATCAGGGCCCCTGAAGATACCGGCTACTTCATGACACGTGATACAATTGca TTCTTCATTACAAATATTGGCTGGATGATTCTTCACGCTCTCCTTTGGAGAGGAAAGGTAACGAGATCATCAGAATTGGGCTTTCCTTTCAATATTGTGGCTCTTATCTTTGGTTCACCCTCCAACGAAGGGAAAAATCCAGATGATCG ACTGTTTCTTCAATCTTCCGTGGAGGAATTAGATGGAAATGCACTCATTAACTTTTTTCTCAATCCAATGGCTGCAACAAGGAACCTCTATTTATCCGGTGGTTTT AGTTTTTTCGCTCTCGTTCTCTGGTTACTCCCCACATTCTTATGGACTGGAACGCCCCTTCCCACAAATTCAGATAAAAAGCGTGAGTCTCGTTTCATCAACATTGTTAAGCATGTTCGTTCTGGATCAAACGCTGTAGGTATTTACAATCGTCTCATGTGTCCTCAGTGCATATTGGTGGTGATGGCCATCAACTCGGTGGctgtaagatatatttttggattcatGTGCTTTcattaa
- the LOC139907601 gene encoding zinc finger MYM-type protein 1-like isoform X1, whose product MYHGKRKTHFNRELVICSICQKEIQKDNFNDHKVKLHKNDPSCKYQVKIDHKKQKTLNFAVKKTSSATSSSSVTASSCPDDPAPVEALLPEPRSEKSVSAEEKVTADTENNGDSSNYPSGRISHGIRLPNLDIGPIFSPEQLSVVNNNNIPSAEDSETSDNVQGGEKSKTEEMEFVDGGPEYPVVFTSQLGDPILTGREPKRKDIQTRTRVETERETVPKVERDHPLQPKLQTYSPQIDDKYSRDFQYDWFRKFPWLEYDEVEKSAKCFACSKFSISNLGKFEFKTWKNSSSLKVHSNNKKHKLSMEKWINFLTSKRKNTSVLGHVQSQHAEEVVKWRAYLRYLFQTVGFLAKQGLAFRGDSETREKLTESNENNRGNFLELLSLRSHDNHILKDKLEAEVKKFGSAGAGFAKWTSPDIQNELIEIIASKVTENIIEDVKTCAGDDDYWFSVIVDETSDMSNTEQFSLSLGYLTSEGIKKESFLKFVKVTQTDGKYLFEKLHEAVKDLGLNPARTVSLAADGASNISGIKKGLAARWKEAAPLCVYIHCYAHVLNLVVKDLLSDITLLRNTMGTVQILYNFIEGSPKRSAIYKSVKITSKDEEHAKVMTLKNQSATRWSLRYDAVHAVSLGMVRIMKTLIIMRKDKDTLSSSTATSLLNSIFSHEFVFGIELLKTLLRHTSSLSDELQGRKVDLTKARKHVNLVIRTLEDLKNEKIFESIWKLAELKSSEMKSVFDQEDSIDLEFKEAKIPRRIKWKGTTESYFRETHFDVAINKIVLELESRFATDDTNITMDLIAIVNDSEVETCVIERVAKHYRLELEQLQSDHAIFQQFKADIDTEDMVSSQIAAELISSGVFRLMPELYKVIVILASMPISSCEVERSFSCLRRLKNHMRTTMDQERLSSLTLLNMDRVMVDKVLHEDMDSLIDTFASRKERKNFFF is encoded by the exons atgtatcacgggaagcggaaaacgcattttaacagagagttggtgatttgttctatctgtcagaaggaaatacagaaggacaactttaatgatcacaaagttaaactccataagaatgaccccagctgcaagtatcaagtgaaaattgatcataagaagcagaaaacattgaactttgctgttaagaaaacttcctctgctacatcctcatcctcagtcactgcctcctcctgtcccgatgaccctgctccagttgaggccttactgcctgaaccaagatctgaaaagtccgtttctgctgaagagaaagttactgcagacacagaaaataatggcgactcatcaaattaccccagcggacggatttctcatggaataagacttcctaatctcgatatcggaccaatcttctctcccgagcagctctctgtagtcaacaacaacaatattccctctgcagaggactctgagactagcgacaatgtccagggaggtgagaagagcaagactgaggagatggagtttgtggacggaggcccagagtaccctgtcgtcttcacgagccagctgggtgacccgatacttaccgggcgggagccaaagcggaaggacatccagaccagaaccagagtggagactgagcgggaaactgtgcctaaagtcgagagagatcatcctctacagcccaagttacaaacatacagtcctcagatagatgacaaatactccagagactttcaatatgattggttccgtaagttcccgtggctagaatatgacgaggttgaaaagtcagccaagtgtttcgcctgttccaaattttccatttccaaccttgggaaatttgagttcaaaacatggaaaaacagttcctcgttgaaagttcattctaacaacaaaaaacacaaactgtcgatggaaaagtggatcaatttcctcacatcaaagagaaagaatacctcggttctcggccatgttcagtctcaacatgctgaggaagtcgtgaagtggcgagcttatttgaggtatcttttccaaactgttgggttcctcgcaaagcaaggattggcttttaggggcgattccgaaacaagagaaaagttgacggaatctaatgaaaacaatcgaggaaacttcttggagcttttgtccctgcgttcacacgacaatcatattctcaaagataaactggaggccgaagtcaaaaaatttggttcagctggggcaggttttgccaaatggacttcacctgacatccaaaatgagctgatagagattatagcatccaaagtgacggaaaatataattgaagatgtcaagacttgtgccggcgatgatgactactggttctctgtgattgttgatgagacatcagatatgtcaaacacggagcagttcagtctgtcactgggatatctgacgagtgaaggcatcaagaaagagagcttcctcaagtttgtaaaagttacccagactgacggcaaatatttgtttgagaagcttcacgaggctgtcaaggatctcggccttaaccccgcccgcactgtctccctggccgcggacggtgcctccaacatatccggcatcaagaagggtcttgccgccaggtggaaggaagcagccccactgtgtgtctacatccactgctacgcccatgtcctcaatcttgtagtcaaggatcttctctcagatataaccctgttgagaaatacaatggggacagtacaaattttatacaacttcattgaagggtcaccaaagaggtcagcaatctacaagtcggtgaagataacaagtaaagatgaggagcatgccaaggtgatgaccctgaagaaccagtctgctacccgctggagtctccgctacgatgctgtacacgctgtatctctagggatggtcagaatcatgaagaccctcataataatgagaaaagataaagatacattgtcgagttcaacagcaacttctctgctcaacagcatctttagtcacgaatttgttttcggcattgaactgttgaagacactcctcagacacacatctagcttgtcagatgaacttcaaggcagaaaggttgacctaacaaaggcccggaaacacgtcaacctagtgattaggactcttgaagatcttaagaatgagaaaatctttgaatcaatctggaaacttgctgagttgaagtcgtctgagatgaaatcagtatttgaccaggaggactcaattgatttggaattcaaggaggcgaagattccaaggagaataaagtggaaaggaacaactgaatcctacttccgtgaaacacatttcgatgttgcaatcaataagattgtattagagcttgagagcagatttgccaccgacgatacaaacatcacaatggatctcattgcaatcgtcaatgacagtgaagtggagacctgtgtcattgagcgtgtcgccaagcactacagacttgaactcgagcagctccagtcagaccatgcaatcttccagcaattcaag gcagatattgacacagaagacatggtttcgtcacaaattgctgcggagttaataagctcgggagtgttccgcctgatgccggagctatacaaggtgatcgttatcctggcctcaatgcccatcagcagctgtgaggtggagcggtcattctcctgtctcagaaggctcaagaaccacatgaggaccaccatggaccaggagaggctctcctccctcaccctcttgaacatggacagggtgatggtggacaaggtgctccatgaagacatggacagtttgattgacacctttgcgtcaaggaaagagaggaaaaacttcttcttctaa
- the LOC139907601 gene encoding uncharacterized protein isoform X2: MYHGKRKTHFNRELVICSICQKEIQKDNFNDHKVKLHKNDPSCKYQVKIDHKKQKTLNFAVKKTSSATSSSSVTASSCPDDPAPVEALLPEPRSEKSVSAEEKVTADTENNGDSSNYPSGRISHGIRLPNLDIGPIFSPEQLSVVNNNNIPSAEDSETSDNVQGGEKSKTEEMEFVDGGPEYPVVFTSQLGDPILTGREPKRKDIQTRTRVETERETVPKVERDHPLQPKLQTYSPQIDDKYSRDFQYDWFRKFPWLEYDEVEKSAKCFACSKFSISNLGKFEFKTWKNSSSLKVHSNNKKHKLSMEKWINFLTSKRKNTSVLGHVQSQHAEEVVKWRAYLRYLFQTVGFLAKQGLAFRGDSETREKLTESNENNRGNFLELLSLRSHDNHILKDKLEAEVKKFGSAGAGFAKWTSPDIQNELIEIIASKVTENIIEDVKTCAGDDDYWFSVIVDETSDMSNTEQFSLSLGYLTSEGIKKESFLKFVKVTQTDGKYLFEKLHEAVKDLGLNPARTVSLAADGASNISGIKKGLAARWKEAAPLCVYIHCYAHVLNLVVKDLLSDITLLRNTMGTVQILYNFIEGSPKRSAIYKSVKITSKDEEHAKVMTLKNQSATRWSLRYDAVHAVSLGMVRIMKTLIIMRKDKDTLSSSTATSLLNSIFSHEFVFGIELLKTLLRHTSSLSDELQGRKVDLTKARKHVNLVIRTLEDLKNEKIFESIWKLAELKSSEMKSVFDQEDSIDLEFKEAKIPRRIKWKGTTESYFRETHFDVAINKIVLELESRFATDDTNITMDLIAIVNDSEVETCVIERVAKHYRLELEQLQSDHAIFQQFKILTQKTWFRHKLLRS, from the exons atgtatcacgggaagcggaaaacgcattttaacagagagttggtgatttgttctatctgtcagaaggaaatacagaaggacaactttaatgatcacaaagttaaactccataagaatgaccccagctgcaagtatcaagtgaaaattgatcataagaagcagaaaacattgaactttgctgttaagaaaacttcctctgctacatcctcatcctcagtcactgcctcctcctgtcccgatgaccctgctccagttgaggccttactgcctgaaccaagatctgaaaagtccgtttctgctgaagagaaagttactgcagacacagaaaataatggcgactcatcaaattaccccagcggacggatttctcatggaataagacttcctaatctcgatatcggaccaatcttctctcccgagcagctctctgtagtcaacaacaacaatattccctctgcagaggactctgagactagcgacaatgtccagggaggtgagaagagcaagactgaggagatggagtttgtggacggaggcccagagtaccctgtcgtcttcacgagccagctgggtgacccgatacttaccgggcgggagccaaagcggaaggacatccagaccagaaccagagtggagactgagcgggaaactgtgcctaaagtcgagagagatcatcctctacagcccaagttacaaacatacagtcctcagatagatgacaaatactccagagactttcaatatgattggttccgtaagttcccgtggctagaatatgacgaggttgaaaagtcagccaagtgtttcgcctgttccaaattttccatttccaaccttgggaaatttgagttcaaaacatggaaaaacagttcctcgttgaaagttcattctaacaacaaaaaacacaaactgtcgatggaaaagtggatcaatttcctcacatcaaagagaaagaatacctcggttctcggccatgttcagtctcaacatgctgaggaagtcgtgaagtggcgagcttatttgaggtatcttttccaaactgttgggttcctcgcaaagcaaggattggcttttaggggcgattccgaaacaagagaaaagttgacggaatctaatgaaaacaatcgaggaaacttcttggagcttttgtccctgcgttcacacgacaatcatattctcaaagataaactggaggccgaagtcaaaaaatttggttcagctggggcaggttttgccaaatggacttcacctgacatccaaaatgagctgatagagattatagcatccaaagtgacggaaaatataattgaagatgtcaagacttgtgccggcgatgatgactactggttctctgtgattgttgatgagacatcagatatgtcaaacacggagcagttcagtctgtcactgggatatctgacgagtgaaggcatcaagaaagagagcttcctcaagtttgtaaaagttacccagactgacggcaaatatttgtttgagaagcttcacgaggctgtcaaggatctcggccttaaccccgcccgcactgtctccctggccgcggacggtgcctccaacatatccggcatcaagaagggtcttgccgccaggtggaaggaagcagccccactgtgtgtctacatccactgctacgcccatgtcctcaatcttgtagtcaaggatcttctctcagatataaccctgttgagaaatacaatggggacagtacaaattttatacaacttcattgaagggtcaccaaagaggtcagcaatctacaagtcggtgaagataacaagtaaagatgaggagcatgccaaggtgatgaccctgaagaaccagtctgctacccgctggagtctccgctacgatgctgtacacgctgtatctctagggatggtcagaatcatgaagaccctcataataatgagaaaagataaagatacattgtcgagttcaacagcaacttctctgctcaacagcatctttagtcacgaatttgttttcggcattgaactgttgaagacactcctcagacacacatctagcttgtcagatgaacttcaaggcagaaaggttgacctaacaaaggcccggaaacacgtcaacctagtgattaggactcttgaagatcttaagaatgagaaaatctttgaatcaatctggaaacttgctgagttgaagtcgtctgagatgaaatcagtatttgaccaggaggactcaattgatttggaattcaaggaggcgaagattccaaggagaataaagtggaaaggaacaactgaatcctacttccgtgaaacacatttcgatgttgcaatcaataagattgtattagagcttgagagcagatttgccaccgacgatacaaacatcacaatggatctcattgcaatcgtcaatgacagtgaagtggagacctgtgtcattgagcgtgtcgccaagcactacagacttgaactcgagcagctccagtcagaccatgcaatcttccagcaattcaag atattgacacagaagacatggtttcgtcacaaattgctgcggagttaa